From the genome of Flavobacterium ovatum, one region includes:
- a CDS encoding ABC transporter ATP-binding protein has translation MSYLEIKNLEISFPTPKGKYTAVKDINLSIQKGEIISIIGHSGCGKSTILNAIAGMLTPSQGSVVLDNQSIKGPGPDRGIVFQNYSLLPWLSVYQNIFQVVDSVMKCSTEEKKAIVDNNLKMVNLFEHKDKLPGQLSGGMKQRVAIARAFAINPGVLLMDEPFGALDALTKGSMQLEVLKLWNLDNREKTIIMITHDIEEALFLSDRIVVLNNGPSSTIREIVEVHLPRPRNKIEIVKMPEYIELRDKLLHLLTDKFSIEDMGMKYKN, from the coding sequence ATGAGTTATTTAGAAATCAAAAACCTAGAAATATCATTCCCAACTCCAAAAGGAAAATATACAGCCGTAAAAGATATTAATTTATCCATTCAAAAAGGCGAAATCATATCCATCATCGGCCATTCAGGTTGCGGGAAATCAACTATCCTAAATGCAATCGCAGGAATGCTTACACCGTCTCAAGGATCTGTAGTGCTGGACAATCAAAGCATCAAAGGACCAGGTCCAGATCGCGGAATCGTTTTTCAAAACTATTCTTTATTACCTTGGTTATCCGTTTACCAAAACATTTTTCAAGTAGTAGATTCTGTAATGAAATGTTCTACCGAAGAAAAAAAAGCTATTGTAGATAACAATCTAAAAATGGTCAACTTATTCGAACACAAAGACAAACTACCAGGACAACTATCGGGCGGAATGAAACAGAGAGTAGCCATCGCTCGTGCTTTTGCTATCAATCCAGGAGTGTTATTAATGGACGAGCCGTTTGGGGCTTTGGATGCTTTGACCAAAGGATCGATGCAACTTGAAGTGTTGAAACTTTGGAACTTAGACAATCGCGAAAAAACCATTATCATGATAACCCATGATATCGAAGAAGCTTTGTTCTTGTCTGACCGAATTGTGGTACTAAACAATGGACCGTCATCCACCATTCGTGAGATTGTAGAAGTGCATTTGCCAAGACCTAGAAATAAAATCGAAATCGTAAAAATGCCTGAGTACATCGAACTTAGAGATAAATTATTACACCTATTAACCGATAAGTTTTCTATCGAAGACATGGGAATGAAGTATAAAAATTAG
- the ntrB gene encoding nitrate ABC transporter permease: MSNTTLTLETLGEAKSTMTPSQNKTTKKFNLFGAKFLESTKSISFAAIGLIIVGGFWELLSSITKDALPGPIPTLTVLYEMVSDPFYDYGPNDKGIGLQLFNSIKTVLLGFFLGSLVAIPIGILMGASTIAKQIFYPIVQLLKPVSPLAWFPIGLVVFKDTGLATIFIVFITSLWSTLINTSFGIKSLPQDHKNVAKAFGFSKMRYLTKILIPFSLPHIITGLRLSISVAWLVIVAGEMLSGGAGIGFFVWDSWNALSLEKVISAIIIIGVVGLLFDKLFTYIENKVAYKA, translated from the coding sequence ATGTCAAACACAACCTTAACACTAGAAACACTTGGAGAAGCGAAGTCAACTATGACTCCCTCTCAAAATAAAACTACCAAGAAATTCAACCTTTTTGGTGCGAAATTTTTAGAAAGCACAAAATCAATCTCTTTTGCAGCAATAGGTCTAATAATCGTTGGAGGATTTTGGGAATTATTAAGCAGCATAACCAAAGACGCATTACCAGGGCCAATTCCAACATTAACCGTTTTATACGAAATGGTTAGCGATCCGTTTTACGATTATGGACCCAACGATAAAGGAATCGGTCTGCAATTATTCAACTCTATCAAAACCGTATTATTAGGTTTCTTTTTAGGGTCACTAGTCGCTATTCCAATCGGAATATTGATGGGCGCTAGCACAATAGCCAAACAAATTTTCTACCCAATCGTACAATTGTTAAAACCAGTTTCGCCATTAGCGTGGTTCCCAATTGGGTTAGTAGTTTTCAAAGATACAGGACTTGCAACCATATTCATCGTGTTCATCACTTCGTTGTGGTCGACATTAATTAATACCTCATTCGGAATCAAATCGTTGCCACAAGACCATAAAAATGTGGCCAAAGCATTCGGATTTTCAAAAATGAGATATTTGACCAAAATCTTAATTCCGTTTAGTTTACCACATATCATCACAGGTTTACGTTTGTCAATTAGTGTAGCATGGTTGGTAATCGTTGCGGGCGAAATGCTTTCAGGAGGCGCTGGAATCGGATTCTTTGTTTGGGACAGTTGGAATGCTTTAAGTCTTGAAAAAGTAATATCAGCCATCATAATCATCGGTGTCGTAGGATTGCTTTTCGACAAATTATTTACTTATATCGAAAACAAAGTAGCTTACAAAGCGTAG
- a CDS encoding CmpA/NrtA family ABC transporter substrate-binding protein: protein MKNSIQKSTSSLSKVMLAAVVTLFSFSAMSVYAQGEPIKLGFIPLTDCSPIVMAKELGLFKKYGVEVIVTKESSWANVRDKILTGELDGAHCLYSMPFSVYTGVGGKAGSEMKIAMMLNVNGQAISLSNDFCGKVGFKQMNKVAPVVAAKLKEEKEVTFAMTFPGGTHDLWLRNWLAIAGVSQKTSKIITIPPPQMVANMKVGNMDGFCVGEPWGGVAVKQGIGFTQIASQDIWKDHPEKALVVNKDVPVKRKEDLKKVMKAVMEACIWLDVPANRKKAASIIGRAPYVNAPAEVIENRLMGDYDLGCSLGSKMYATDYMLFHKGGAVNFPRKSHAIWAMAQFVRFGYLTASPNYKAIADKLILTDLYKEVAASMKVKVPADDMKPFSLTMDKTVFDPANPAAYLKVVKR from the coding sequence ATGAAAAATTCAATTCAAAAATCAACAAGTAGTTTATCAAAAGTAATGTTGGCAGCGGTAGTAACCCTATTTTCATTCTCGGCAATGTCAGTGTACGCTCAAGGTGAGCCAATAAAATTAGGTTTCATTCCCTTGACAGACTGTTCTCCAATTGTAATGGCCAAAGAGCTTGGTTTATTCAAAAAATATGGAGTAGAGGTAATCGTAACCAAAGAATCTTCATGGGCCAATGTTCGTGACAAAATATTAACAGGAGAGCTAGACGGAGCGCACTGTTTGTATTCTATGCCGTTCTCGGTATACACTGGTGTAGGAGGAAAAGCAGGATCAGAAATGAAAATTGCCATGATGCTAAACGTAAACGGACAAGCGATTTCTTTATCAAACGATTTCTGCGGAAAAGTAGGTTTCAAACAAATGAACAAAGTGGCTCCAGTAGTGGCAGCCAAATTAAAAGAAGAGAAAGAAGTGACTTTTGCTATGACTTTCCCTGGCGGAACACATGATTTATGGTTGCGTAACTGGTTAGCAATTGCAGGTGTAAGTCAAAAAACATCAAAAATCATCACGATTCCACCTCCACAAATGGTGGCTAATATGAAAGTGGGCAACATGGATGGGTTTTGCGTAGGAGAGCCATGGGGTGGAGTAGCTGTAAAACAAGGAATTGGTTTTACACAAATTGCTTCTCAAGATATCTGGAAAGATCATCCTGAAAAAGCTTTAGTAGTAAACAAAGATGTTCCAGTAAAACGCAAAGAAGATCTTAAAAAAGTCATGAAAGCAGTAATGGAAGCTTGTATCTGGTTGGATGTTCCTGCCAATCGTAAAAAAGCAGCGTCAATCATAGGTAGAGCTCCTTATGTAAATGCTCCTGCAGAAGTTATTGAAAACAGATTAATGGGTGATTATGACTTAGGCTGTAGCTTAGGATCCAAAATGTATGCCACAGATTATATGTTGTTTCACAAAGGTGGTGCTGTAAACTTTCCTAGAAAATCACACGCTATCTGGGCAATGGCACAGTTTGTACGATTTGGTTATTTGACTGCAAGTCCAAACTACAAAGCGATTGCAGATAAATTAATTCTTACCGATTTGTACAAAGAAGTTGCTGCTAGTATGAAGGTAAAAGTTCCTGCAGATGATATGAAACCGTTTTCATTAACGATGGATAAAACTGTTTTTGATCCTGCTAATCCCGCAGCATACTTAAAAGTGGTGAAAAGATAA
- a CDS encoding Crp/Fnr family transcriptional regulator, translating to MKEDLAICSTCVNENCFIKKHVHLEQIKQFIDRKNSFLCKKNQQFIIEGAPIQGLYFVYKGKVKTIKTGINGREQIVRFTKDGETVGFRGFGTSKRYFIGAYALEDTVLCNFGNDDMLEMLHAIPELTFDLMLFYADELNKSENNIRKIAHMNVRERVIDTLLYIYRKFGQENDLIQIDLSRKEIADFAGTTEEQVIRVVSSLKKEGLINTVGKRIGLIQVEKLRSEIKEHKYF from the coding sequence ATGAAAGAAGATTTAGCAATTTGTAGTACTTGTGTAAATGAAAATTGTTTTATAAAAAAACATGTTCATTTAGAACAAATAAAGCAATTTATAGATAGAAAAAATAGTTTTCTGTGTAAAAAAAACCAGCAATTTATCATAGAAGGCGCACCAATTCAAGGGTTGTATTTTGTATATAAAGGAAAAGTTAAGACAATAAAAACGGGTATAAATGGTAGAGAGCAAATTGTGCGCTTTACAAAAGATGGTGAAACGGTAGGTTTTAGAGGATTTGGAACTAGTAAACGTTACTTTATAGGTGCCTATGCACTTGAGGATACTGTTCTTTGTAACTTCGGCAATGATGATATGCTAGAGATGCTGCACGCTATTCCTGAACTTACCTTTGATTTAATGTTGTTTTATGCAGATGAATTGAATAAGAGTGAAAACAATATTCGAAAAATTGCTCATATGAATGTGCGGGAGCGGGTAATAGATACACTATTATATATTTATCGAAAATTTGGACAAGAAAACGATTTAATCCAAATTGATTTATCTCGAAAAGAAATTGCTGATTTTGCAGGAACTACCGAGGAGCAGGTCATTAGGGTGGTGTCAAGTTTAAAGAAAGAAGGTTTAATAAACACAGTTGGAAAACGGATTGGTTTGATTCAGGTAGAAAAGCTACGGTCAGAAATTAAGGAACATAAGTATTTTTGA
- a CDS encoding molybdopterin-dependent oxidoreductase: protein MQNSEIKTTCSYCGVGCGIIVTNDSKNGVSVKGDKDHPVNRGMLCSKGMNLHYVANDTSDRILYPEMRWSKSHPKERVSWDDALDRAAAVFSSIIKKHGPDSVGFYISGQCLTEEYYLVNKLVKGFLKTNNIDTNSRLCMSSAVVGYKKTFGEDSVPISYDDIELADTFLITGANPAYCHPILFRRIEQHKEKNPKTKIIVVDPRKTDSALTADLHLQILPGTDIYLYHAIAKCLIDKGYIDNDFIKNHTENYQAYKELIVNTSLEKASQVCGIPISEIKQAADIIAKAKGFLSLWAMGLNQSAIGVDKNTALLNLSLLTGHVGKPGSGPFSLTGQPNAMGGREVGGMANLLAVHKELANPEHRQEVADFWGVDSISEKPGLTATEMFDALESGKMKAIWIICTNPLVSMPDARRVEKALANAKFVVVQEISHKSDTAKFADLLLPAAGWLEKEGTMTNSERRISYLPKGINAPGEALSDVEIITRFAKKMNFSGFNFNSTEEVYKEYCALTKNTKIDISFLNYTRLKNEGTFQWPVPDYGHPGTPRLFTDKKFYTPSQKAIFNLPVSIENTSEQPNDKYPFILTTGRIRDQWHTMTKTGKVSRLLSHIPSPMLEINPIDAFKTGINDGDIAVVLSKNGEVRVKAKVSDSIKEGVVFLPMHWGKQLENDLNRTNNLTNTVVDPISKEPDFKFTTVSVTKYEKPFQKIAVVGAGAAAFRFIQNYREINTRDEIIVFSNEENPFYNRVLLPEYVTDELSWDSLQKIKADSLSKLNITMKSGVAIENINKNENIITDSDGNTHNFDSLILATGSRPFVPENAQLHLPGRFTIRKKEDADRLKNYLDGTKLPVQEQHVVIVGGGLLGLELAAALKHKKVKITIIQRASRLMERQLDRISSKLLAEEVQIRDIQIYFDNEVSTVFETDNPNEIEIGLKSGRILTANAIVYTIGTIPNIEIAKETGIACGRGVKVNQYLQSSQPNIFAIGEIAEFNGQLFGITSAAEEQADILANFIGGDISSYYKGSVLMNILKLEDINLCSIGEIEVPENDDSYEEIVFSDLKKRYYKKCIVKNDLLVGAILMGDKNEFAEFKTMIESKIELSDKRDMLLRGSGSQAKPVIGKLVCSCSQVGSGNIEEAIKTGCTNFTELCKTTGAGLGCGSCKTEVKELLAKCK from the coding sequence ATGCAAAATTCAGAAATAAAAACGACTTGTTCCTATTGTGGTGTAGGATGTGGAATAATTGTAACCAATGATTCTAAAAATGGAGTAAGCGTAAAAGGAGATAAAGACCACCCAGTAAATAGAGGTATGCTTTGTTCTAAAGGAATGAATCTGCACTATGTTGCTAATGACACTTCAGACCGAATACTATATCCCGAAATGAGATGGAGTAAATCACACCCTAAAGAACGTGTGAGTTGGGACGATGCACTTGATCGTGCAGCAGCGGTATTTTCTTCAATCATCAAAAAACATGGACCTGATAGCGTAGGTTTTTATATATCTGGACAATGTTTGACTGAAGAATATTATTTGGTAAACAAATTAGTTAAAGGTTTCTTGAAAACCAACAATATAGATACCAACTCCAGACTTTGTATGAGTTCGGCAGTTGTAGGTTACAAAAAGACTTTTGGAGAAGATTCTGTGCCAATATCTTATGATGATATTGAATTGGCAGATACATTCTTGATAACAGGAGCCAATCCTGCTTATTGCCACCCAATTCTGTTTAGAAGAATTGAACAACACAAAGAGAAAAATCCAAAAACAAAAATTATTGTTGTTGATCCTAGAAAAACGGATTCGGCACTTACTGCCGACCTGCATTTGCAGATTCTTCCAGGTACTGATATTTATTTGTATCATGCCATTGCAAAATGCTTGATTGACAAAGGGTACATCGATAATGATTTTATAAAAAATCATACCGAAAACTATCAGGCTTACAAAGAATTAATTGTCAATACTTCTTTGGAAAAAGCATCTCAAGTATGTGGGATTCCGATAAGTGAAATTAAACAAGCGGCAGATATCATCGCCAAAGCCAAAGGATTCTTGTCATTATGGGCAATGGGATTGAACCAAAGTGCTATTGGAGTAGATAAAAATACTGCCTTATTAAATCTGTCCTTATTAACAGGACATGTTGGAAAACCTGGTTCTGGACCTTTTTCACTAACAGGACAACCCAATGCAATGGGTGGACGTGAAGTAGGTGGAATGGCAAATTTATTAGCGGTTCATAAAGAACTAGCCAATCCAGAGCATCGTCAAGAAGTAGCTGATTTTTGGGGAGTAGATTCTATTTCTGAAAAACCAGGATTGACGGCTACCGAAATGTTTGATGCCTTAGAATCTGGTAAAATGAAAGCGATTTGGATTATTTGTACCAATCCACTAGTGAGTATGCCTGACGCACGTAGAGTCGAAAAAGCTTTAGCCAATGCAAAATTTGTAGTGGTTCAAGAAATCTCACATAAATCGGATACCGCAAAATTTGCCGATTTACTACTTCCCGCAGCAGGATGGCTGGAAAAAGAAGGAACGATGACCAATTCAGAAAGACGTATTTCCTATTTACCAAAAGGGATTAATGCGCCTGGTGAAGCACTTTCGGATGTTGAAATCATAACTCGTTTTGCTAAAAAAATGAATTTCAGCGGTTTCAACTTTAATTCTACCGAAGAAGTTTATAAAGAATACTGTGCACTAACCAAAAACACAAAAATTGATATTTCCTTTTTAAATTATACTCGTTTGAAAAACGAAGGTACGTTTCAATGGCCTGTTCCTGATTATGGACACCCTGGAACTCCCCGTTTATTTACCGATAAAAAGTTTTATACGCCTTCGCAAAAGGCCATCTTCAACTTGCCTGTTTCTATTGAAAACACCTCCGAACAACCAAATGATAAATATCCTTTTATCTTAACAACGGGGCGTATTAGAGACCAATGGCATACGATGACCAAGACTGGAAAAGTATCTCGATTACTGTCACACATTCCGAGTCCGATGCTTGAAATTAATCCTATTGATGCCTTTAAAACAGGAATAAATGATGGAGACATTGCTGTTGTTCTAAGTAAAAATGGTGAAGTACGTGTCAAAGCTAAGGTTTCAGATTCCATCAAAGAAGGAGTTGTTTTCTTACCGATGCATTGGGGGAAACAATTGGAAAACGATTTGAATAGAACCAACAACTTAACCAATACGGTTGTTGACCCCATTTCAAAAGAACCTGATTTTAAATTTACTACGGTTTCCGTTACTAAGTACGAAAAACCATTTCAGAAAATAGCTGTTGTAGGAGCTGGAGCAGCCGCTTTTAGATTCATACAAAACTACCGTGAAATTAATACTCGGGATGAAATTATTGTTTTCTCTAATGAAGAAAACCCTTTTTACAACCGTGTATTATTACCCGAATATGTAACAGATGAACTTTCTTGGGACAGTTTACAAAAAATAAAAGCAGACTCGTTAAGCAAACTAAATATTACGATGAAATCGGGTGTTGCTATTGAAAACATCAACAAAAACGAAAATATAATTACAGATAGTGATGGAAACACCCACAACTTTGATTCCCTAATCTTAGCTACTGGAAGTAGACCATTTGTTCCCGAAAATGCACAACTTCATTTACCAGGACGCTTTACCATTAGAAAAAAAGAAGATGCTGACCGATTAAAGAATTACCTAGACGGCACAAAATTGCCCGTACAAGAGCAACATGTTGTTATTGTAGGTGGTGGATTATTAGGTCTTGAATTAGCCGCGGCTTTAAAACATAAAAAAGTAAAAATCACGATTATCCAACGAGCTTCTCGATTGATGGAGCGTCAATTAGACCGTATTTCCAGTAAATTATTAGCCGAAGAAGTTCAAATTAGAGATATCCAAATTTACTTTGATAATGAGGTAAGCACTGTTTTTGAAACAGATAATCCTAACGAAATTGAAATTGGACTTAAAAGTGGACGAATCCTAACAGCAAACGCCATTGTTTACACCATTGGAACTATTCCGAATATCGAAATCGCTAAAGAAACGGGTATTGCATGCGGACGTGGAGTGAAAGTAAATCAATATTTACAATCCTCTCAACCTAATATTTTTGCTATTGGTGAAATCGCTGAGTTTAACGGTCAATTATTTGGAATTACCTCAGCAGCTGAGGAACAAGCTGATATTTTAGCTAATTTTATTGGAGGTGATATCAGTAGTTATTACAAAGGTTCTGTTTTGATGAATATTTTAAAACTGGAAGATATTAACCTATGTAGTATTGGAGAAATTGAAGTTCCTGAAAATGATGATTCCTACGAGGAGATTGTTTTCTCTGATTTGAAAAAACGCTATTACAAGAAGTGTATCGTTAAAAACGATTTGCTCGTTGGTGCTATTTTGATGGGAGATAAAAACGAATTTGCTGAATTCAAAACGATGATTGAAAGCAAAATAGAATTGTCTGACAAAAGAGACATGCTTTTACGCGGTAGCGGTTCACAAGCCAAACCCGTAATCGGTAAATTAGTTTGTTCTTGTAGTCAAGTAGGAAGCGGAAATATTGAAGAAGCGATCAAAACTGGATGTACTAATTTCACAGAACTGTGCAAAACCACAGGAGCAGGTCTAGGTTGTGGAAGTTGTAAAACGGAGGTAAAAGAGCTATTGGCTAAATGTAAATAA
- a CDS encoding rubredoxin codes for MELTRLIVKGGVLSPGELREIVNMALDQGLETISFGSRQDIIFPQGFQNIDKDNNGKHHFVFPDEHSGNNIVSSYVSTDVLRNTPWLTGNKFLYVLEQFKSQPDLKVNITDPKQQLVPLFTGHVNFIASEHEDYWYLYIRLPKWERMEVYPVLIYSWDIAEIYYEIEKIVREESCGIDMIFSLVSEALDTNNRTIDKPLNVPFYPFPYYEGMNRMGIDQYWLGLYWRNNLYDLQFLKEMCDLCFECKIGKICITPWKSFIIKGIPKDKKLEWEKFLGQNGINVRHSLLELNWHLPVATEWALNLKTFLVRTLDQFDISTYGLTFGISDYNRDGHYFTSIVVEKNELPKDLESIKIRDTFNVLHAKNFDPNSREYIVHAQDVDKLELPNILIELSRKYFNQLGDSIVETNNESTVIKKENKIQDVYQCQECLTIYNSEYGDISQEIAKGTLFKNIPEDYCCSLCEAPKNNFIALTSEKQEIQ; via the coding sequence ATGGAATTAACACGATTGATAGTAAAAGGAGGCGTATTATCTCCCGGAGAATTGAGAGAGATTGTCAACATGGCTTTAGATCAAGGTCTAGAAACAATTTCATTTGGTTCTAGACAAGATATTATATTCCCGCAAGGATTTCAAAATATAGACAAAGACAACAATGGAAAGCACCATTTTGTATTTCCTGATGAACATAGTGGTAACAACATTGTCTCCTCTTATGTTTCAACCGATGTACTTAGAAATACACCTTGGTTAACTGGAAATAAGTTTCTTTATGTTTTGGAGCAATTCAAAAGTCAACCTGATTTAAAAGTTAATATCACCGATCCAAAACAACAGCTCGTACCATTATTTACAGGACACGTTAACTTCATTGCCTCTGAGCATGAAGATTATTGGTACTTATACATTCGTTTGCCTAAATGGGAACGCATGGAAGTATATCCTGTATTAATTTACAGCTGGGATATTGCTGAAATTTATTATGAAATTGAAAAAATCGTACGGGAAGAATCCTGTGGAATCGATATGATTTTCAGTTTGGTTAGTGAAGCTTTAGACACTAATAATAGAACTATTGACAAGCCCTTGAATGTCCCTTTTTATCCTTTCCCATATTATGAAGGAATGAATAGAATGGGTATTGACCAATACTGGCTAGGATTGTACTGGAGAAATAACCTTTATGATTTGCAGTTCTTGAAAGAAATGTGCGATTTATGTTTTGAATGTAAAATTGGTAAAATATGTATCACGCCATGGAAATCATTTATCATAAAAGGAATTCCTAAAGATAAAAAATTAGAATGGGAGAAGTTCCTTGGCCAAAACGGTATCAACGTCCGCCACTCTTTATTGGAACTGAACTGGCATTTACCTGTGGCGACCGAATGGGCTTTGAATCTAAAAACATTCTTAGTAAGAACTTTGGATCAATTCGATATTAGTACTTATGGCTTGACATTTGGAATTTCAGACTACAATCGTGACGGACATTACTTTACCTCTATCGTTGTAGAAAAAAATGAATTGCCAAAGGATTTAGAATCGATAAAAATCAGAGATACTTTTAACGTCCTACATGCTAAAAATTTCGACCCCAATAGTCGTGAATACATTGTTCACGCACAAGATGTGGATAAATTAGAATTACCCAATATCTTAATTGAATTAAGCCGAAAATATTTCAACCAATTAGGAGACTCAATTGTAGAAACAAATAACGAATCTACTGTTATCAAAAAAGAAAATAAAATTCAAGATGTATATCAATGCCAAGAGTGCCTGACTATTTACAATTCAGAATATGGTGACATTAGTCAAGAAATAGCCAAAGGAACTTTATTTAAAAACATTCCCGAAGACTATTGCTGTTCGCTCTGTGAAGCACCAAAAAATAATTTCATAGCTTTGACATCTGAAAAACAAGAAATACAATAA
- a CDS encoding acyl-CoA thioesterase yields MNTTFKTVSSSHITISELMLPSHTNFSGKIHGGYILSLMDQIAFACASKFSGNYCVTASVDTVNFLMPIEVGELVTMKASVNYVGNSSMIVGIRVEAENIQTGVIKHCNSSYFTMVSKDKDGKTAHVPGLILTTLKEVSRFQHGLRQIEMKRLREEQKSIATFSSIDTIINSNKYKIKVELQ; encoded by the coding sequence ATGAATACAACTTTTAAAACAGTAAGCTCATCGCATATTACCATTTCAGAATTAATGCTTCCTTCCCATACTAACTTTAGTGGAAAAATTCACGGGGGATATATTTTGTCACTAATGGATCAAATTGCCTTCGCTTGTGCTTCTAAGTTTTCTGGGAATTATTGTGTAACTGCCTCTGTAGACACGGTAAACTTCCTGATGCCAATTGAAGTTGGGGAATTAGTAACTATGAAAGCTAGTGTAAATTATGTAGGTAATAGCTCTATGATTGTGGGTATTCGAGTAGAAGCCGAAAACATTCAAACAGGCGTAATCAAACATTGTAATTCTTCCTATTTCACCATGGTTTCTAAAGACAAGGATGGGAAAACTGCACATGTACCCGGATTAATTCTTACTACACTTAAAGAAGTCAGTCGTTTTCAACACGGTTTGCGTCAAATTGAAATGAAACGTCTCAGAGAAGAACAAAAAAGTATTGCAACCTTTAGTTCTATTGATACCATTATAAATTCAAATAAGTACAAGATCAAAGTTGAATTGCAATAG
- the cobA gene encoding uroporphyrinogen-III C-methyltransferase, translated as MNKSKTPKLTIVGAGPGDVELITVKAIKALEAADVVLYDALVNEDLLQYAAGAEIVFVGKRLGCHAYSQDQINELIVALAYQHGHVVRLKGGDPFVFGRGSEEIEFAHENGLETAIVPGISSSMGVPALNGISLTQRKVAESFWVITGTTSDHKLSKDVTLASKSSATVVILMGMHKLSEIVAVYQANRTDDLPIGIIQNGTRADQKKVIGAISTIAELVKDQGISSPAIIVIGEVVGNISKLTEYLEDENIEDEFVYQNLSF; from the coding sequence ATGAATAAGTCAAAAACACCAAAATTAACGATAGTAGGAGCAGGACCAGGGGATGTAGAGTTAATCACTGTGAAAGCGATTAAAGCGCTTGAGGCTGCAGATGTGGTTTTATATGATGCTTTAGTAAATGAAGACTTATTGCAATATGCCGCTGGTGCTGAAATTGTATTTGTAGGCAAACGTTTGGGTTGTCATGCGTACAGTCAGGATCAGATTAATGAATTGATAGTGGCTTTGGCATATCAACACGGACATGTAGTACGTTTGAAAGGTGGTGATCCTTTTGTTTTTGGACGTGGGAGTGAAGAAATTGAATTTGCTCATGAAAATGGTTTAGAAACAGCAATTGTTCCTGGGATTTCGTCTTCAATGGGAGTTCCTGCTTTGAACGGAATTAGTTTAACGCAACGTAAGGTAGCCGAAAGTTTTTGGGTAATTACAGGTACGACTTCGGACCATAAGTTATCTAAAGATGTTACACTTGCTTCGAAATCCTCGGCTACGGTTGTAATATTAATGGGAATGCATAAACTAAGCGAAATAGTAGCAGTTTATCAAGCGAATAGAACGGATGATTTGCCTATTGGAATTATTCAAAACGGTACGAGAGCCGATCAAAAGAAAGTGATTGGAGCAATTAGTACCATAGCTGAATTGGTTAAAGATCAGGGGATTTCGTCACCAGCGATTATCGTTATTGGTGAGGTAGTTGGGAATATTTCTAAATTGACAGAGTATTTAGAAGATGAAAATATAGAGGATGAATTTGTATATCAAAATTTGAGTTTTTAG